In the Chryseobacterium sp. MYb264 genome, one interval contains:
- the porT gene encoding type IX secretion/gliding motility protein PorT/SprT, with translation MNKFLLRALVLASVNIAMFANAQFRTRNRMDKLEEFDEQKFSWGFYLNGNKLDYRIVLNPTYGMKDNQNLVTSKESYSFGAGLIAKWRLNDYLDVRLEPGLQFGQRELHFNTQSNDFYQNGTLTTPAFTPIALTEKDKIRQIKSTLVDIPVMLELHGHRWYNSRPYVAAGVNYIVNLQSNADSTDDNLQQVFRSTTHNFAWSAELGIQLYFNKFKLTPAIRGTFIMNNEIVADNAATPPYWTSAMSTLQTRAVMFVLKFE, from the coding sequence ATGAATAAATTTTTATTAAGAGCACTGGTTTTAGCCTCAGTAAATATTGCAATGTTTGCCAACGCGCAATTCAGAACCCGAAACAGAATGGACAAATTGGAAGAATTTGATGAGCAGAAGTTCAGTTGGGGTTTTTATCTGAATGGTAATAAACTAGACTACCGTATTGTTCTTAACCCTACATACGGTATGAAGGATAACCAAAATCTTGTGACATCTAAAGAAAGCTACAGCTTCGGGGCGGGTCTTATCGCTAAGTGGAGACTGAACGATTATCTGGATGTAAGATTGGAACCGGGCTTACAATTTGGTCAGAGAGAGCTGCACTTTAATACGCAGTCTAATGACTTTTATCAAAATGGTACTTTGACTACTCCTGCATTCACACCGATTGCGTTAACAGAAAAAGATAAAATCAGACAGATCAAATCCACATTGGTGGATATCCCTGTCATGCTGGAACTGCACGGTCACCGATGGTATAACTCAAGACCTTACGTAGCGGCAGGGGTAAATTATATTGTCAATCTTCAGTCGAATGCGGATTCTACGGATGACAATCTTCAGCAGGTTTTCAGATCTACGACACATAACTTTGCCTGGTCTGCAGAATTGGGGATCCAGCTTTACTTTAATAAGTTTAAGTTGACACCGGCCATCAGAGGTACATTCATTATGAATAATGAGATTGTAGCAGATAATGCTGCGACTCCTCCGTACTGGACTTCAGCGATGTCGACCCTTCAGACAAGAGCGGTTATGTTCGTCCTGAAATTTGAATAA
- the ubiE gene encoding bifunctional demethylmenaquinone methyltransferase/2-methoxy-6-polyprenyl-1,4-benzoquinol methylase UbiE: protein MTKDITKVTPYNSDATKKSQVEDMFDNIAPKYDLLNRVLSLKIDVLWRNKLVKMMKNDNPQEVLDVATGTGDLAITIEKGTNAKVIGLDLSQQMLNVGVIKIKKLNLDGKISMQKGDAENLPFEDNRFDAVSVAFGVRNFENLKKGLAELRRVVKDNKSVYILEFSKVEGLMGPLYMFYFKNILPAIGRLVSKDNRAYTYLPDSVNAFPFGEKMKQILLDTGFKKVEYKKLSLGIATIYKATK from the coding sequence TTGACAAAAGATATTACCAAAGTTACTCCCTACAATTCTGATGCTACTAAGAAGAGCCAGGTAGAGGATATGTTCGACAATATTGCACCAAAATATGATCTTCTGAATCGTGTTTTATCTCTGAAAATTGATGTTTTATGGAGAAATAAATTGGTGAAAATGATGAAAAATGATAACCCTCAGGAAGTGCTGGATGTGGCTACTGGAACGGGAGATCTTGCCATCACCATTGAAAAAGGAACCAACGCAAAAGTAATTGGTTTAGATTTATCGCAACAAATGTTAAATGTTGGCGTTATTAAAATAAAAAAACTTAATTTAGACGGCAAAATTTCCATGCAAAAGGGCGATGCAGAAAATTTACCTTTCGAGGACAATAGATTTGATGCTGTTTCCGTTGCATTTGGAGTAAGGAATTTTGAAAATCTTAAAAAAGGTTTAGCAGAGTTAAGAAGAGTAGTTAAAGATAACAAGAGTGTTTATATACTGGAGTTTTCAAAGGTTGAGGGGTTGATGGGGCCATTGTATATGTTTTATTTCAAAAACATTCTGCCGGCAATAGGCAGGCTGGTTTCCAAAGATAATAGGGCGTATACATACCTTCCGGATTCTGTAAATGCATTTCCTTTCGGGGAAAAGATGAAGCAAATTCTTTTGGATACAGGATTTAAAAAAGTTGAATATAAAAAACTAAGTTTAGGTATAGCCACAATTTATAAAGCAACAAAGTAA